From a region of the Paenibacillus lutimineralis genome:
- a CDS encoding stage V sporulation protein AB, translated as MFLGFAGGIAVGAGVIALFIVLDMIPRLAQITRTFDKVHWYEGAMVSGSFIGTIADFWNWKIAGPWLFSGVVGLFNGIFIGMLAAALTEVLNVLPIIAKRLHMQRYLFGLLLAMVFGKVAGSLFEWFIYNP; from the coding sequence ATGTTTCTTGGATTTGCTGGGGGAATCGCCGTCGGTGCCGGGGTTATCGCTTTATTTATCGTGCTGGATATGATTCCGCGTCTCGCTCAGATTACACGAACCTTCGACAAAGTCCACTGGTATGAGGGAGCGATGGTCAGCGGCTCATTTATCGGTACGATCGCTGATTTCTGGAATTGGAAAATAGCCGGACCTTGGCTATTCAGCGGCGTTGTCGGTCTGTTCAATGGCATTTTTATCGGAATGCTTGCGGCCGCATTGACCGAGGTGCTGAATGTTCTGCCGATCATTGCCAAGCGGCTTCATATGCAGCGATATTTATTCGGATTGCTGCTGGCGATGGTGTTTGGTAAGGTGGCCGGCTCGCTATTCGAATGGTTCATTTACAATCCGTAG